One genomic window of Cannabis sativa cultivar Pink pepper isolate KNU-18-1 chromosome 2, ASM2916894v1, whole genome shotgun sequence includes the following:
- the LOC133034875 gene encoding small ribosomal subunit protein eS1-like: MAVGKNKRISKGKKGGKKKAADPFAKKDWYDIKAPSLFNQRQVGKTLVTRTQGTKIASEGLKHRVFEVSLADLQKDEDHAYRKIRLRAEDVQGKNVLTNFWGMDFTTDKLRSLVRKWQTLIEAHVDVKTTDNYTLRMFCIAFTKRRANQVKRTCYAQSSQIRQIRRKMREIMINQATSCDLKDLVNKFIPEMIGREIEKATSSIYPLQNVFIRKVKILKAPKFDLGKLMEVHGDYSEDVGVKVDRPADEAVVEGEVTEVVGA; encoded by the exons ATGGCCGTCGG GAAGAACAAGAGGATTTCCAAGGGTAAGAAGGGAGGGAAGAAGAAGGC AGCCGATCCGTTTGCCAAGAAGGATTGGTATGACATCAAGGCTCCTTCTCTCTTCAACCAAAGACAAGTTGGCAAAACTCTTGTCACCAGAACTCAGGGAACCAAG ATTGCCTCTGAAGGTCTTAAACATAGAGTGTTTGAGGTTTCCTTGGCTGATCTCCAAAAGGATGAAGATCACGCTTACAGGAAAATCCGTTTGAGAGCTGAAGATGTTCAAGGGAAGAATGTTCTCACAAACTTCTGG GGAATGGACTTCACCACAGATAAGCTGAGGTCGCTTGTGCGCAAGTGGCAAACTCTAATTGAGGCTCATGTGGATGTCAAGACCACTGACAACTACACCCTCAGGATGTTCTGCATTGCTTTCACAAAGAGACGTGCCAACCAGGTCAAGAGGACCTGCTATGCCCAGTCCAGCCAAATCCGTCAG ATTAGGAGAAAGATGAGGGAAATTATGATCAACCAGGCCACATCCTGTGATCTTAAGGATTTGGTCAACAAGTTTATTCCTGAAATGATTGGTAGAGAGATTGAGAAGGCAACATCTAGCATCTACCCACTCCAGAATGTTTTCATTCGCAAAGTGAAGATCCTTAAAGCTCCCAAATTCGATCTTGGCAAGCTGATGGAG GTTCATGGTGATTACTCAGAGGATGTTGGAGTGAAGGTTGACAGACCAGCTGATGAAGCAGTGGTCGAGGGTGAGGTCACCGAGGTCGTTGGAGCATaa